The Setaria italica strain Yugu1 chromosome VIII, Setaria_italica_v2.0, whole genome shotgun sequence genome includes the window atatctctctttttctaaaCTGTTCatctaggaatcctaggtggcttcactggaggcttcaaaaggaacctcgtaatagtaagataagatGGGCGTATGGCACTGAGCTCTGGATACGAATTGAAGCTCACCGAAGGTAGCTTTTGTTGATATGTTTCTTCCTCGATACAAACTCCGGTGGCAGCACATGAATGTAGCGGTCCCTTTGCTCTGGCAGCCTCCGCTGAAGCCTGTACAGGACTCATGCAAGTAGTAGTCGCTTTGCTCTGTCAGGATCCTCTGCAGCAAACAAACAACCGTGCAACCGAGAGAAAGCCCTGCCTCATGATTTCAGCAAACAAACAATCCTGTGAGGCAGGGCAAGCTACCTTCGGTGGAAGTGAGCGGAGTGCGTGAACGGTTCTCAGCAAACAAACAACCGTGCAACGGAGAGAAAGCGATGTTACATGTATCGCTGCAAATTACAGGTAGCTTGAAATTCATTCTCAGCACACCAATCCATACACATAAAGCTTGGATTCATGGCAAGCAGAATTGCCAATTATTTTACACACAAACCACACCAAATAGATCCGAACAAACCATCAAAGGGATGACGTGTCCCTTGACAAAACAATATTACGTAGAAAGCAGAACATACTCGAACACAATGCAGGATACAAGCCATACATCCTGGGAGTGGAAATGAACGAAGCTCACCTAAGGTAGCTTCTGATGATATGTTTCTTGTGTGATACAAACTCCGGTGGCGGCACGTGCAAGTAGTAGTGGCTTTGCCCTCGAAGGCTCCACTGCAGCTTGCCCCACCATTCACGCTCTCCGCTCACTTCCACCTTTGGCTTTGGATATTCCTTCATCAATAGTGGGAGACGTTGAAAGGATGGGCAGCCTCGGACAAAGAGCTTCTCCCACTTTGGTGTTTCAAATTTAAATGTGACATCGTCATGGAAGTGCTTCAGCTGTGGCAGCTCTTGGAGGCAGATACTTCTGATGTTTGGGAGTGGAGAACGTGCTACCTCGTAGTAACGTTCTCGATCGGAATTTGCGCTCTGGTTGGAACAGAAGAGTGTGATCAAAGTCTCCAGTGCAGGTAATTAATGATAAACAacattagaaaataaaaaaattgatgtTTTGGGAGCGGAGGAGTCCCTACCTTGTCTTTATTGTAGAAAATTATCTTCAGGTTGGAGCAGAACAGGATCACCAGAGTCTCTAGGGCAGGTAATGATAAACTACATGGGAAAAGCTTCTCCAGACGTGGACAGTGCTCAAGGTGAATGCGATTTAGTAAATTCAGAGTGAGCAACTTAGAAAATGTCAGATCACCAGGCTCGACCAGGCTTATTAGGTTATTTAGATTGGAGACCTGGAGTATCTTTAGGGACGGAAATACCTCTGGGGTTATTAACATCGTATTACCCCTGGGCAATATTTTTCCTGCCCCTTGTGAATGCATTTTCAATACTACTTCCATTTTATGGCAGTGCATGAGCTGGCATTCTTCTAGAGACATCATAATATAATTCAGTTCGTTAAGGCAACTTACAAAACAATCATCCGTCATGAATATTGACTTTGTGACGGAGAGAAGATGCCTTAATCCATATGGGTACCGATTATTTGCAGATATCTCCACATGGCGTTCTTTTGGCTGAAGTTCCATCATGCGCACAATGCTATCTGCCTCGGAAGAATGCACATCAAGATAAGGTGATTGCTTCTCGATCTTGGTACATATCTCACCTTTGTTCTTCGGCTCCATGCATCTCACACTCTTTGGTTTAACATGGACATTGAAACACTGGAGAAACTGTCCTTCCTTGATTAACTTCTCAGCAGCATCTGAGTTGAAGCTATGAAATATACTGGGGTCATTTATGTTGATCTCAGCAGTATTGGTACTTCTCTGTCTATACTGATTCCCATCTGCACATGTTTTCTGCTGGCAAAACATCATCAAAGCCTGGTTATAATCATCAGCACAGTGATCCAAATAGAAAACCTTGGGAAACCTAACCAATTGATGCCATGGGAATCTCTTATAACAGGGGACATTAAGAAGAAGTAGCATCCTGAGTTGTGGCAGATTTAGGAGGATGTGAGGGACCTCCTCAATAGCTGTTCCTGAAAGATCAACATCCTCCAAGGCCGTGAGATCATCACTGAAGTCCACGGTTTTTAGCCTGCTGCACCCACGCAAGGACAGGCACCTAACCCGTTTTCCAGAGAGTGAGAAGGTTTTTAGGTTAGGATGCTCCAGGATTTGGATATCTTCCAAGGCTTCCCATCCTTGTATATAAAGATCTTCAAGGCATGATAATAATTCCCAGAGAAACTCAATCCTTAAGCTAATACAATTATAAATATGCAGCTCTTTGAGGCCTTTGGCTTTAGAGAGTGATATTGGAAGTGATACCAATAGCGTGTTGCTTATGAGCTTTAGTGTATGCAGTCTTTGCATCGCTTCGAATGCACCCTCTGGAAAATAAGAAATCCGAGTTCCCTCCACATGAAGGATCAACAAATTGGACAATTTAGCCAAAGAAGGAGGCAATGTTTCGAGATGGGAGCAATTTCCCAGAATGAGCTCCTCAAGACATGGCATTTCACAGAAGAACTTAGAAGGCAGAGTGGTAAGTCTTGAACCCGACAGATCAAGGTAGTGCAGGTTGCTCTTGTTGCTGCCATCTTGTTGGGTTAGCTCGAGCAAGGGAACCCCATTCATATCAAGGACTTGAAGTTTTCCAAGGTGAGAAAGTGTTGAAGTTTCTTTCACAGATGCAGGTGCTTGCGGAGATAAGTTATCAAGCTTAGAGCAGCCCCTGAGCGAGAGCAAGGCAAGATTCGATAGGCGAGAAATCCAAGAAGGAAGTGAATTTATTGGTGTATAGGACAGATCAAGGACACGGAGGTAGTGGATCAACACTAGTTGAAAGCCTGATGATATATTTGAGCAACCTCTTAGAATAAGGGTTGTCATGTTCATCTCTCCAGGTATATTTCTGGGCATATACTGGAAACTCCAGTTCCAGCTTACATGCCTACCATCGTCTTTCATAAATGAGACCCATCTTAGCTGGTCGCTCTTCTGATGATCAAAGAGTTCATCATGTTTGAGCCGGGGGACTCCCCCTGCTAGCTTTGATAGGCCAGTAACGGCATCCATGGACGATGAAGGGTTGCTTGTTTGGCTAGAAACAGAATAGATTGGCAGTAATGAATATTCTTGCAAGGCATGAAAGATGACCTTTCCAGCTTCATATGCAGACCTGTAGTAGTTACTGTTCCTTTTCTCACCGCA containing:
- the LOC105914872 gene encoding uncharacterized protein LOC105914872, translating into MDSSRGTTIFYRVDQEVNYPGGYGDVFHERIGQYVLYLPALEERVAEWIKEHPVIWNVGMGHAASFSRTLSRLLFERTKDISGPYDQITRVSLPPEAGRSTGNHWLAFEVLMEMARTLELPQRDKEEVLKLKQLAAEECYFGYGTLSENLMLRALGRQYVELFGSLSVAWDHSYDRQHCYSLLLERIQEALQGKRHLLLVENLHAPATLEVLVHIMRRRRPSPYQNRWLISTTSKDVYDRSRWVRGADAYGDEWRLSLEYYHAPNFDGLRYDRDWAVLIGEALRDAANSIHNALQQQGRDEEFWLGIAMNCFYYAILYHPLQLGAAGRQETSNALFVSSDELVRCWVAEDLVFTETSPTDTPAASCGEKRNSNYYRSAYEAGKVIFHALQEYSLLPIYSVSSQTSNPSSSMDAVTGLSKLAGGVPRLKHDELFDHQKSDQLRWVSFMKDDGRHVSWNWSFQYMPRNIPGEMNMTTLILRGCSNISSGFQLVLIHYLRVLDLSYTPINSLPSWISRLSNLALLSLRGCSKLDNLSPQAPASVKETSTLSHLGKLQVLDMNGVPLLELTQQDGSNKSNLHYLDLSGSRLTTLPSKFFCEMPCLEELILGNCSHLETLPPSLAKLSNLLILHVEGTRISYFPEGAFEAMQRLHTLKLISNTLLVSLPISLSKAKGLKELHIYNCISLRIEFLWELLSCLEDLYIQGWEALEDIQILEHPNLKTFSLSGKRVRCLSLRGCSRLKTVDFSDDLTALEDVDLSGTAIEEVPHILLNLPQLRMLLLLNVPCYKRFPWHQLVRFPKVFYLDHCADDYNQALMMFCQQKTCADGNQYRQRSTNTAEININDPSIFHSFNSDAAEKLIKEGQFLQCFNVHVKPKSVRCMEPKNKGEICTKIEKQSPYLDVHSSEADSIVRMMELQPKERHVEISANNRYPYGLRHLLSVTKSIFMTDDCFVSCLNELNYIMMSLEECQLMHCHKMEVVLKMHSQGAGKILPRGNTMLITPEVFPSLKILQVSNLNNLISLVEPGDLTFSKLLTLNLLNRIHLEHCPRLEKLFPCSLSLPALETLVILFCSNLKIIFYNKDKSANSDRERYYEVARSPLPNIRSICLQELPQLKHFHDDVTFKFETPKWEKLFVRGCPSFQRLPLLMKEYPKPKVEVSGEREWWGKLQWSLRGQSHYYLHVPPPEFVSHKKHIIRSYLR